TTTCATTTTCATAAGTCACAGAGAAGACACGCAGGGTTCCTTCAATCTCAGGGTGGATGGTAAATTTATCATAGTCCACCATGGTGAAGACCGTATCCAGGTGCATGAACTTACGGCTATTGGCAAATTCAAAGGCAATCACTTTCTTGAAGCCAACGCCACGTTCAAAGATATTGATGAGCAGTTTTTCAATCGAAGCCGCATCTGTCCGCTGAGAAATACCAACCGCCAACAAGTCTTTAGACAAGACAAGCTCGTCACCACCCTCGATACGAGTGGTTTCATCACGATTGTAAACCAATGGCACCTTACCTGCATAGTCAGGATGGTAGGTGAAAATATATTTTCCATAAAGCGTTTCACGGTTACGAGTCTCCGCATACATGTGATTAAGAGACACCGCGTTACCAATAGTCGCAAATGGGTCACGAGTGAAATAAAGGTTTGGCATTGGATCAATGGCAAATGGATAGCTGGATTCTACCAAGTCTGTCAAACCAGTTTCTTCCTCAGGCATCGCTGGCAATTCACACTTCTGCACACCTGCCATGGTCTTTTCAATCAACTCACGATTGTCCTCAATCGCCAAGAGCAACTTGCGAATGGCTTTTTTGGTTGCACGTCCGCGGATATTTGCTTCATTCAGGTATTCATCAATGAATTGTTCCTTAACTTCTTGGCTAATCAAGGATTCCGCTGCCAATTGCTCCAGATAGAGAACCTCTACTCCTTCATCGCGCAGGGCTTGAGCAAAAGCATCGTGCTCCTTCTGAGCTTCTTCTAAGAATGGAATATCATCGAAGAGGAAGCGCTCCAAATAGTCCGGCATCAAGTTTTCAAGTTCCTTACCTGGCCGGTGCAACATAACTTTTTTCAGTTTACCAATCTCTGAAAAAACGTGAATGGGATGTGTAGACATCTCAGTACCTCCTATTATATATTTTTTTCTTTGTGGCAAGGTTGAGTAAGTATTTCCTCGCCTGTTCACCTATACTTTATCAAAGAAAGCGGATGCAATCATGAAGTTTTTAGCAATCAATATGAGAGGAATTTCTCATTTTCAGGAGACATGGTAGATTTTTATGCAAAAATGCGGCCAAATAATCAATATTTCTACCATTTTAGCAATGTAATCAATATTTATTTTTTTGTTAAAAGTAACAAAAAAACTCTCCTATCAGTTTTGACAATAGAGTCTATCTCCTACAGATGCGATTGGTTAAGAGGGAGGACGTTTCCAATCACATCATAAGAAGCTTAATATAATCAAGAGGAGAGGGCCCTCAGCAGATAGGGCTGACTGCTCCTACTCAATGATCCCCATGCTAAGATGGGAAGTTGTTGCCTAGTCTTCGCGACGACGGCGTTTGCCTGCAAGGCCAAGGGATGCAACCAGCATTGCTGCTCCGAGAACACCTGCTACTGATGAAGATTCACCAGTGTTTGGCAATTGTCCAGCTGTAAATGGTTGTGATGGAGTGTCGGAACCTGGGTTGTTACCGCCTGGGTTGTTATCGCCACCATTTGGTCCACCTGGCTTATCATCAGTACCTGGCTCTCCTGGTTGACCATCATCCTTAACTGGTACATAAGGAATAAGTGTATCTTCACCTGGCTTTCCTGGAACTGGTGGAATGTAGCCTTTAGATGGATCTTCTGGATTTACTGGTTTCAACGGCTCATTCGCACCTGGATTAACCGAAACATAAGCTGGAACGTGTGGAATAACTGGGACATCGCCACCTTCACCTGGTAATGTTGAATCTGCAGGAACAGTCATCGCGGAGCAATCATTCAACTTGAGATAAGAACACTTTCGGCGATTGGTTTCATAGACACGTTGTCCACTATCAGCGAAATAGGTGCTGAAATAAGTTCGTTTCCCATTCTTATCCTGTACCTGATCTACTGAACCGCGTTTGATTTCTCGACAGATTGTAGACCGGTGACGACCCAGAAGTCGAGCGATTTCAATTGGTTTCTTTCCCATTTTAAGATAAGCAGCAATTTCACCACGTTCTGTGGCTGAGAGATGAGAATAGGATGTTTTTCTGGTAGAATGAGTGTTGGACATGTTCATCTGCTTTCTATGCTGAGTTGGGGAATTCTAGTATATCAGACGAACTTGTCTTTTTTCTTGCACTTCATTTTACAACGTGGGATTTTTATGTAATAGTTTACAATAACTAAAAGACAAGCCCAACGGACTTGTCTATGAAGGAGAATCAACTAATTTAAACTTTTGAGAAAGAAAGGAACATCCTTGTAGGTCAGGCGCTTGTGGCCGTAAGCGATTTTATCAGCTTCCTTTAATTCCTTGCAGACATGGCTAGCAGTTTCCCTAGTCGTAGCCGCCAGGCGGGCAATCTCTTGGATACTAATGTCAAACTGTAAATCCTCCAAGGACTCTCGCCGGCACATATCCCAGTAAAGTAAGGCTAGGACCTGAACCACTCGACTACTGGCCTTTGACACCATGGCATTGCGCAAACGCAGCTCCTGAAAACGCAGGATATTGGACAATTTTCTGTTGATATAGACCAATTGCCTCGGATTGCGCATGGAATACTTTTCATAAAGAGCCATAGGAATAATAAAGTACTCCAAGTCCGTGATGGCAATGGCCGTATAATGGTAGGTCTTGTCCTGAAACATATCTCCAAAAGGAAATGAACCGCCCTGCCGAATGTAATCTAGGTAGCTGTAAGTGTCCGTCTCATCATACTGCTCAATCCGAGCATAACCCTTGCCGATGACAAAGAGATAGTCACGCTTGTCTTCCGCATAGAAAATGACCTGACCCTTGGGAATCTTCCGAAACCGGATTTCCTTGGCCAGCTGATCAAAATGCTCCACGGACAGCTGATTAAAGCTTGGATGATTTTTCAGGTACATATACTGGTCAGTTGTAATCATGGCACTCCTCATCCTATTTCTCTACGGCTATTGAACATCCACGTGGTGACACCGGTATCATTTAGCTTAATTTTTAGCAATCCCTCTATTCATTATATCAAAATATCCTTAATTTTGAAAAGGAATACACAAAAAGCAAGCAGGATTGAATCCCGCTTGCTATCAAGTGTAAGGAGCTTATTGAACTTCTTTACGCTTAATTGAAACAGCTGTACCCAGTGATACCAATCCACCCAAGCTGATAAGGAGAGCTGTCAAGTCAGATTGACCAGTGTTTGGCAATGTTTTCTCTTCCTTGCTAGCTAGAGTTGGCTTTGGTTCTGTGGTTGGGTCTATGATTGGGTCGGTTGGTCGAGTTGGTTTTTGTTCTGGTTTTGGATCAGTTGGGTCTTCTGGGGTTGGGTCTATGATTGGGTCGGTTGGTCGAGTTGGTTTTTGTTCTGGTTTTGGATTAGTTGGGTCTTCTGGGGTTGGCTTCTCTGTTTCCTCCTGAGGAGTTGGGTCTGACGGTGGAGTTTCTTCCTCAATTGGAGCTGGCTCTTCTTTCTCGATAAATTTCTTACGACCATAGATTTGAGCAGTGATTTTCTGACCAGCTTTTTCCAAGTCTGACAGGTATTCAACAAAGACTTCAGTATCGGGATTGATGGCCCCAATCAATTTTGCTTCCTTGAAGATAGAGAAACCATCGCCACCGCCATAGAGGAAGTCATTGATAACCAATTGATAGGTCTCAGTTGGCACTAATTCACTACCATCTGCCTTGAAGACTTTGGCTACCTTATATGGATTTTCTTCCGTTGGATTGTCCGCTACTGTGTAAATGTAGTTAAGACCTGACACTTGAAGAAAGTATTTTTCACCTTCATCGTACTGCTGGTTAAGGGCAGTGATAATTTGCTCACCTGTCATTTCCACAACTTGAAGGATATTTCCAAATGGCTGAACAGCCTGTGCAGCACCCCACGTCACTGTACCATCTTCTTGAACAGCCAAGTCTGCACGGATACCACCGTTATTTGTAAAGGCGAAATCAACATTGTAGCCAGATTTTCTAGCGATTTCCAGCTGGGCAGTTGTCACCAGATTTCCGACTGCACTTTCATTGAATTCATTAACTTCACGAGAAATGGCTGTTGTAGACGCCGCAGTCGCAATTTTCTTGTCTGTCACTTGTTTGACGATGGTATTTGCCTCATCGACAATGGCCTGGATGGTTGCGGACGGTGTTTTTTGATCAGGTGCTACTGCCTTGATAGTCGCCGTTGGAATAGCCACAAAGTCTGCGATGTCTGTCTCATAGATAGCACGAACATCCGCAAAGGCCTTACCTTGTGAAGTTGCTTGGACAATCAAGGTATTGCCCGCTGTGCCATTTACTGCGACATGGTTATGACCCGCAAAGACAAGGTCCACTGAGTTTTCTGGGTAGAGGCTATTGAGTTTTTCCAGCATATCCGCTGCTGCACCAGCTGCCACACCTTCCTTACTTGTAGCGGGAACGTGGGCAAGAACAACAATCGCCTTGACACCTTGGTCGTTCAATTCCTTAGAATATTTGGCAATGGTTTCTGCCTCGTCAAGGAAGTCATATTGTTCGTAGTTTGCCTTCAAGACAAGGTTTGGAATTTCTGTTGTTACCACACCGATAAAGCCGATATTGGCAACTTTGTCATTAACAGGAATGGTCTTGATAGCATATGGTTTCCAGCCAAATGGAATTTCGCCTGTTGCCTTATCTACCACGTTTGCGATGACAATTTCCTGCGTAGAAGCCTGGCGGTCATAACTATCCACGATTGGGTTGAATTTTCCAGCTTCTGGGGCCTGACCAGTCACGATACGGTCGAATTCTGCCAAACCTTCGTCAAACTCGTGGTTACCCAAAGTTCCGTATTCAACGCCAATTTCATTGAAGACTTTGACAGTTGGCTCATCCTGCAAGAGGCCTGAGTTGGCTGGACTGGCACCAACCATATCACCAGCCTGAACACGGATAGATTCCGCTGGAATTTCTTTAGCTGCTGCTTCTGCTTCAAATTCTACTTGAGCATCATCCATGTAGGTATCTAGCAAGGCCGCTGTACCAGCGTTACGGACAGTTTCCCCCTCCAAACGAGCTGTACCAGTTGTATCCAATGCACCGTGGAAATCGTTGACACCCATGATTTGCACAGCCAACTCATCTGCCAGGGTGGTTTGCGTAGCTGCCACACTAAAACCAGCTACC
The sequence above is a segment of the Streptococcus suis genome. Coding sequences within it:
- the arcA gene encoding arginine deiminase — its product is MSTHPIHVFSEIGKLKKVMLHRPGKELENLMPDYLERFLFDDIPFLEEAQKEHDAFAQALRDEGVEVLYLEQLAAESLISQEVKEQFIDEYLNEANIRGRATKKAIRKLLLAIEDNRELIEKTMAGVQKCELPAMPEEETGLTDLVESSYPFAIDPMPNLYFTRDPFATIGNAVSLNHMYAETRNRETLYGKYIFTYHPDYAGKVPLVYNRDETTRIEGGDELVLSKDLLAVGISQRTDAASIEKLLINIFERGVGFKKVIAFEFANSRKFMHLDTVFTMVDYDKFTIHPEIEGTLRVFSVTYENETLHIEEEHGDLAEVLASNLGLEKVDLIRCGGGDLVAAGREQWNDGSNTLTVAPGVVVVYKRNTITNAILESKGLRLIKVSGSELVRGRGGPRCMSMPFEREDI
- a CDS encoding 5'-nucleotidase C-terminal domain-containing protein, translated to MMKNIRLKSSILALVAGFSVAATQTTLADELAVQIMGVNDFHGALDTTGTARLEGETVRNAGTAALLDTYMDDAQVEFEAEAAAKEIPAESIRVQAGDMVGASPANSGLLQDEPTVKVFNEIGVEYGTLGNHEFDEGLAEFDRIVTGQAPEAGKFNPIVDSYDRQASTQEIVIANVVDKATGEIPFGWKPYAIKTIPVNDKVANIGFIGVVTTEIPNLVLKANYEQYDFLDEAETIAKYSKELNDQGVKAIVVLAHVPATSKEGVAAGAAADMLEKLNSLYPENSVDLVFAGHNHVAVNGTAGNTLIVQATSQGKAFADVRAIYETDIADFVAIPTATIKAVAPDQKTPSATIQAIVDEANTIVKQVTDKKIATAASTTAISREVNEFNESAVGNLVTTAQLEIARKSGYNVDFAFTNNGGIRADLAVQEDGTVTWGAAQAVQPFGNILQVVEMTGEQIITALNQQYDEGEKYFLQVSGLNYIYTVADNPTEENPYKVAKVFKADGSELVPTETYQLVINDFLYGGGDGFSIFKEAKLIGAINPDTEVFVEYLSDLEKAGQKITAQIYGRKKFIEKEEPAPIEEETPPSDPTPQEETEKPTPEDPTNPKPEQKPTRPTDPIIDPTPEDPTDPKPEQKPTRPTDPIIDPTTEPKPTLASKEEKTLPNTGQSDLTALLISLGGLVSLGTAVSIKRKEVQ
- a CDS encoding Crp/Fnr family transcriptional regulator, yielding MITTDQYMYLKNHPSFNQLSVEHFDQLAKEIRFRKIPKGQVIFYAEDKRDYLFVIGKGYARIEQYDETDTYSYLDYIRQGGSFPFGDMFQDKTYHYTAIAITDLEYFIIPMALYEKYSMRNPRQLVYINRKLSNILRFQELRLRNAMVSKASSRVVQVLALLYWDMCRRESLEDLQFDISIQEIARLAATTRETASHVCKELKEADKIAYGHKRLTYKDVPFFLKSLN
- a CDS encoding LPXTG cell wall anchor domain-containing protein yields the protein MTVPADSTLPGEGGDVPVIPHVPAYVSVNPGANEPLKPVNPEDPSKGYIPPVPGKPGEDTLIPYVPVKDDGQPGEPGTDDKPGGPNGGDNNPGGNNPGSDTPSQPFTAGQLPNTGESSSVAGVLGAAMLVASLGLAGKRRRRED